Proteins from a single region of Sebastes umbrosus isolate fSebUmb1 chromosome 8, fSebUmb1.pri, whole genome shotgun sequence:
- the rmi1 gene encoding recQ-mediated genome instability protein 1 isoform X2 — MAPDIQAVVRSTQAWLQSSWHVLAPFAWLEACVEWLQEEAGGVGRLSQQQINQQALDQWLLTDLRDLGYPVLPEGLSQAQKTELNGTFCVQVDSVLDISQPVYAQMQKWKGSDCANDEVSDVTQATQRPWETRPTRMLLLQVTDGVQSLEAMEYQPVPALSTALRPGVKLQLRGQMVCRLGMLLLGPSNIKVLGGEVEDLVERNNQGRVLCRTLGLPEEQQEAPPAPQQGNQEVEELELDDAELLASLEAQEVVVARVPVGSVRDSGYGSLSEVSTQSSRSSSVRSLVSTASSSSLIQSNRGGSVQGRHHGNQQEDSDLFDPSIQQQTPDHNMTDEDFPDEDFDDLPLDELDCVIFQESTNGTMQPDSSHRSTPQNNNRVTGNANRATKAQTAQSEQLTLNGSGSRLGSSNSRCTTQKRDHQGCTRAATGPMFSPAAAAALEPSHELEFVTNDDFMDEDMDCFLAEVETGGANQLPVQQGPSRDRESSTSSASALTLTSPPFTYLRLLEDTMSKPQPRATEIRVKAFIVTLLGKLSSSNGLWRVCATISDGTGYLDAELSDEVLTGLLGFSVAGKAALKRDPARRGELDSGMRRCQEGLVDMCCVMTIVVEPDGSRAVVTKADPVNEKVFQELEQRARDRRK; from the exons ATGGCCCCTGACATCCAGGCAGTGGTACGTTCTACCCAAGCCTGGCTGCAGTCCTCCTGGCACGTCCTGGCGCCCTTTGCCTGGCTCGAGGCCTGCGTGGAGTGGCTGCAGGAAGAGGCCGGAGGAGTAGGTCGTCTGTCGCAGCAGCAAATCAACCAACAG GCGCTGGACCAGTGGCTGCTGACAGACCTGAGGGACCTGGGCTACCCTGTTCTCCCTGAAGGGCTCTCTCAGGCCCAGAAGACTGAACTCAACGGCACCTTCTGTGTCCAG GTTGACTCAGTATTGGACATCAGTCAGCCTGTGTATGCTCAGATGCAGAAGTGGAAGGGCTCAGATTGTGCCAACGACGAGGTCTCTGATGTTACACAGGCCACCCAGAGGCCCTGGGAAACCAGACCAACCCGTATGCTACTATTGCAG GTGACAGATGGAGTCCAGAGCTTGGAGGCCATGGAGTATCAGCCTGTCCCTGCACTCAGCACAGCTCTCAG GCCTGGTGTGAAGCTGCAGCTGCGAGGGCAGATGGTATGCAGACTTGGGATGCTTCTGTTGGGGCCGTCCAACATCAAGGTCCTGGGTGGTGAAGTGGAGGACCTGGTGGAGAGGAATAACCAG GGCAGGGTGCTGTGTCGGACGCTAGGACTtcctgaggagcagcaggaggccCCACCAGCACCACAACAAg GTAACCAGGaagtggaggagctggagctggatgaCGCAGAGTTGTTGGCCAGCCTGGAGGCCCAGGAGGTGGTGGTGGCAAGGGTTCCGGTCGGGTCTGTTCGAGACAGCGGCTACGGGTCGCTCAGCGAGGTCTCCACTCAGTCCTCGAGAAGCTCCTCTGTCAGGAGCCTCGTCTCAACAGCCTCATCCAG TAGTTTGATCCAGAGCAACAGAGGTGGTTCAGTCCAAGGTCGTCACCACGGTAACCAACAAGAGGATTCCGACCTCTTTGACCCCTCGATTCAACAACAGACCCCAGATCACAACATGACGGACGAAGACTTTCCTGATGAAGACTTTGATGATCTTCCCCTGGATGAGTTGGACTGTGTGATTTTTCAAGAAAGCACAAATGGTACTATGCAGCCTGACAGCAGTCACAGAAGCACGCCACAGAACAACAACAGGGTAACGGGAAATGCTAACAGAGCAACAAAAGCCCAAACTGCTCAATCTGAGCAGCTCACTCTGAATGGCTCTGGGTCACGGCTTGGTTCTAgcaactccagatgcaccacACAGAAAAGAGACCATCAGGGCTGCACTAGAGCCGCTACAGGGCCGATGTTttccccagcagcagcagcagctttagAGCCATCACATGAGTTAGAATTTGTTACTAATGATGATTTCATGGATGAAGATATGGACTGCTTTCTTGCAGAGGTAGAAACTGGGGGGGCAAATCAGCTCCCTGTTCAACAAGGACCcagtagagacagagagagctctACCAGCTCAGCCTCTGCTCTCACTCTGACCTCTCCACCTTTTACATATTTGCGCCTGCTAGAAGACACAATGTCCAAACCGCAACCTCGCGCCACGGAGATCCGCGTCAAAGCTTTCATCGTGACTCTCTTGGGGAAACTGAGCAGCAGCAACGGTCTTTGGCGCGTCTGCGCTACGATATCTGATGGAACCGGTTACCTGGACGCGGAGCTGTCCGATGAGGTGTTAACGGGCCTGCTGGGCTTCTCCGTGGCGGGAAAGGCGGCTCTGAAGCGTGACCCGGCCCGGAGAGGCGAGCTGGACAGCGGGATGAGGAGGTGTCAGGAGGGGCTGGTGGACATGTGCTGTGTTATGACCATCGTGGTTGAACCGGACGGCAGCAGAGCCGTGGTGACCAAGGCGGACCCCGTCAATGAGAAAGTATTccaggagctggagcagagggCGAGAGACAGGAGAAAATAG
- the rmi1 gene encoding recQ-mediated genome instability protein 1 isoform X1 has translation MAPDIQAVVRSTQAWLQSSWHVLAPFAWLEACVEWLQEEAGGVGRLSQQQINQQALDQWLLTDLRDLGYPVLPEGLSQAQKTELNGTFCVQVDSVLDISQPVYAQMQKWKGSDCANDEVSDVTQATQRPWETRPTRMLLLQVTDGVQSLEAMEYQPVPALSTALRPGVKLQLRGQMVCRLGMLLLGPSNIKVLGGEVEDLVERNNQGRVLCRTLGLPEEQQEAPPAPQQGNQEVEELELDDAELLASLEAQEVVVARVPVGSVRDSGYGSLSEVSTQSSRSSSVRSLVSTASSRSSLIQSNRGGSVQGRHHGNQQEDSDLFDPSIQQQTPDHNMTDEDFPDEDFDDLPLDELDCVIFQESTNGTMQPDSSHRSTPQNNNRVTGNANRATKAQTAQSEQLTLNGSGSRLGSSNSRCTTQKRDHQGCTRAATGPMFSPAAAAALEPSHELEFVTNDDFMDEDMDCFLAEVETGGANQLPVQQGPSRDRESSTSSASALTLTSPPFTYLRLLEDTMSKPQPRATEIRVKAFIVTLLGKLSSSNGLWRVCATISDGTGYLDAELSDEVLTGLLGFSVAGKAALKRDPARRGELDSGMRRCQEGLVDMCCVMTIVVEPDGSRAVVTKADPVNEKVFQELEQRARDRRK, from the exons ATGGCCCCTGACATCCAGGCAGTGGTACGTTCTACCCAAGCCTGGCTGCAGTCCTCCTGGCACGTCCTGGCGCCCTTTGCCTGGCTCGAGGCCTGCGTGGAGTGGCTGCAGGAAGAGGCCGGAGGAGTAGGTCGTCTGTCGCAGCAGCAAATCAACCAACAG GCGCTGGACCAGTGGCTGCTGACAGACCTGAGGGACCTGGGCTACCCTGTTCTCCCTGAAGGGCTCTCTCAGGCCCAGAAGACTGAACTCAACGGCACCTTCTGTGTCCAG GTTGACTCAGTATTGGACATCAGTCAGCCTGTGTATGCTCAGATGCAGAAGTGGAAGGGCTCAGATTGTGCCAACGACGAGGTCTCTGATGTTACACAGGCCACCCAGAGGCCCTGGGAAACCAGACCAACCCGTATGCTACTATTGCAG GTGACAGATGGAGTCCAGAGCTTGGAGGCCATGGAGTATCAGCCTGTCCCTGCACTCAGCACAGCTCTCAG GCCTGGTGTGAAGCTGCAGCTGCGAGGGCAGATGGTATGCAGACTTGGGATGCTTCTGTTGGGGCCGTCCAACATCAAGGTCCTGGGTGGTGAAGTGGAGGACCTGGTGGAGAGGAATAACCAG GGCAGGGTGCTGTGTCGGACGCTAGGACTtcctgaggagcagcaggaggccCCACCAGCACCACAACAAg GTAACCAGGaagtggaggagctggagctggatgaCGCAGAGTTGTTGGCCAGCCTGGAGGCCCAGGAGGTGGTGGTGGCAAGGGTTCCGGTCGGGTCTGTTCGAGACAGCGGCTACGGGTCGCTCAGCGAGGTCTCCACTCAGTCCTCGAGAAGCTCCTCTGTCAGGAGCCTCGTCTCAACAGCCTCATCCAG AAGTAGTTTGATCCAGAGCAACAGAGGTGGTTCAGTCCAAGGTCGTCACCACGGTAACCAACAAGAGGATTCCGACCTCTTTGACCCCTCGATTCAACAACAGACCCCAGATCACAACATGACGGACGAAGACTTTCCTGATGAAGACTTTGATGATCTTCCCCTGGATGAGTTGGACTGTGTGATTTTTCAAGAAAGCACAAATGGTACTATGCAGCCTGACAGCAGTCACAGAAGCACGCCACAGAACAACAACAGGGTAACGGGAAATGCTAACAGAGCAACAAAAGCCCAAACTGCTCAATCTGAGCAGCTCACTCTGAATGGCTCTGGGTCACGGCTTGGTTCTAgcaactccagatgcaccacACAGAAAAGAGACCATCAGGGCTGCACTAGAGCCGCTACAGGGCCGATGTTttccccagcagcagcagcagctttagAGCCATCACATGAGTTAGAATTTGTTACTAATGATGATTTCATGGATGAAGATATGGACTGCTTTCTTGCAGAGGTAGAAACTGGGGGGGCAAATCAGCTCCCTGTTCAACAAGGACCcagtagagacagagagagctctACCAGCTCAGCCTCTGCTCTCACTCTGACCTCTCCACCTTTTACATATTTGCGCCTGCTAGAAGACACAATGTCCAAACCGCAACCTCGCGCCACGGAGATCCGCGTCAAAGCTTTCATCGTGACTCTCTTGGGGAAACTGAGCAGCAGCAACGGTCTTTGGCGCGTCTGCGCTACGATATCTGATGGAACCGGTTACCTGGACGCGGAGCTGTCCGATGAGGTGTTAACGGGCCTGCTGGGCTTCTCCGTGGCGGGAAAGGCGGCTCTGAAGCGTGACCCGGCCCGGAGAGGCGAGCTGGACAGCGGGATGAGGAGGTGTCAGGAGGGGCTGGTGGACATGTGCTGTGTTATGACCATCGTGGTTGAACCGGACGGCAGCAGAGCCGTGGTGACCAAGGCGGACCCCGTCAATGAGAAAGTATTccaggagctggagcagagggCGAGAGACAGGAGAAAATAG